Proteins encoded in a region of the Hippocampus zosterae strain Florida chromosome 11, ASM2543408v3, whole genome shotgun sequence genome:
- the LOC127610121 gene encoding E3 ubiquitin-protein ligase NEURL1-like: MGGQITRHNYNFHGPVPIAALPSTGLHRKHAPDCTVPILARSSASQHHHHHYQQQQLYRPQYQRINWHPSKHVRPTASQPPLLFHPTAKGSQIIIDESQRAVRRKGSFCNAVAFSNRSVAVNEVVRLKITENYQDWQGALRIGFTTQDPSCLDPKKLPRYSCPDLALRSGFWAKPLPEELLKRDTVISFWVTMKGRVHYRINGSTSTRLFKKVNALLPLWVLVDVYGKTKGVQFLDSEALTPEVSKMTSSDPQVKIQKKSRHRQLPVNMDMDEDGSEEDDHDGHRPVDHMPQNSHNLRLSVRGSELPEPLDNQLRLHYVHGEHVGLTDPHTAVMRKHQGPDRTLVFTSRPPDHGESVFVMLQTTGSAELSYGVTACDPATLRPQDLPADLVRLLDRSEFWAFDDLSTQLFDEDILGFEVNAAGEIVVNRNGVSLGVQLCVDNSTPLWMFFAPHKNITQLKIFGLSSHSDVQPPQRSPLSMNNTAASNANIPSDGPPNSSHSSSATGSSVTTNQLLQLILSPRSPALTKPNVVLPPTRNNKFSSPPPTEMEESASPSSPISPAPPGSPKVFDDCAICCDGAADTALYDCGHLCLCYTCALKLKQDQASCPMCRKPIRDIIKTYRSS, encoded by the exons ATGGGGGGGCAAATCACCAGACACAATT ATAACTTCCATGGTCCGGTTCCAATCGCGGCTCTTCCGTCCACCGGGCTTCACCGCAAGCATGCCCCTGACTGCACGGTTCCCATCCTGGCTCGGTCATCCGCCTcgcagcaccaccaccaccactaccagcagcagcagctctacCGCCCCCAATACCAGCGGATAAACTGGCATCCCAGCAAGCACGTCCGTCCGACGGCCTCTCAGCCACCTCTGCTCTTCCACCCGACGGCCAAGGGCTCGCAGATCATCATCGACGAGTCGCAGAGGGCGGTCAGAAGGAAAGGCAGCTTCTGCAACGCCGTCGCTTTCAGCAACAGAAGCGTGGCGGTCAACGAGGTGGTCCGGCTGAAG ATCACAGAAAACTACCAGGACTGGCAGGGTGCTCTCCGCATCGGTTTTACTACCCAAGACCCGTCCTGCTTGGACCCCAAAAAATTGCCCAGATATTCATGTCCGGATCTGGCTTTGAGGAGCGGATTCTGGGCGAAACCCTTGCCCGAGGAGCTTCTCAAGAGAGACACCGTCATCTCGTTTTGGGTCACCATGAAGGGCCGGGTACACTACCGGATCAACGGAAGCACCTCTACACGGCTATTCAAGAAGGTTAACGCTTTGTTGCCGTTGTGGGTTCTCGTCGACGTCTACGGAAAGACCAAAGGAGTCCAGTTTCTCG ACAGCGAGGCACTCACGCCGGAGgtctcaaagatgacttccagCGACCCCCAAGTGAAGATCCAAAAAAAGAGTCGGCACCGCCAACTTCCCGTGAATATGGATATGGATGAAGACGGCTCGGAGGAAGACGATCACGACGGGCACCGCCCCGTTGACCACATGCCCCAAAACTCTCATAACTTACGGTTGTCCGTAAGGGGGTCCGAGCTCCCGGAACCCCTGGACAACCAGCTGCGGCTTCACTATGTGCACGGCGAACACGTGGGCCTGACGGACCCTCACACGGCGGTGATGCGGAAGCATCAGGGCCCGGACAGGACGCTGGTCTTCACCAGTCGGCCTCCGGATCACGGCGAAAGCGTCTTCGTGATGCTGCAGACGACGGGGTCGGCCGAGTTGAGTTACGGCGTGACGGCCTGCGATCCGGCCACGCTGCGGCCCCAGGACCTGCCGGCCGACCTGGTGCGGCTGCTGGACCGCTCGGAATTCTGGGCCTTCGACGACTTGTCCACGCAGTTGTTTGACGAAGACATCCTTGGCTTCGAGGTGAACGCCGCCGGCGAGATCGTCGTGAACCGCAACGGCGTCAGCCTGGGGGTGCAACTGTGCGTGGACAACTCCACGCCGCTTTGGATGTTCTTCGCGCCCCACAAAAACATTACGCAGCTCAAGATTTTCG GCTTGTCTTCGCACTCGGATGTCCAACCCCCTCAAAGATCCCCGTTGTCCATGAACAACACCGCCGCATCCAACGCCAACATTCCGTCCGATGGACCCCCCAACTCCAGTCATTCGTCTTCCGCCACAG GCTCATCTGTCACCACAAACCAACTACTCCAGTTGATCCTGAGTCCACGCTCGCCCGCCCTCACCAAGCCCAACGTCGTTTTGCCGCCGACGAGGAACAACAAATTCAGTTCTCCTCCTCCTACAG AAATGGAGGAGAGCGCCTCGCCGTCCAGCCCGATCTCTCCTGCGCCCCCCGGCTCCCCAAAAGTCTTCGACGACTGCGCCATTTGCTGCGACGGCGCGGCGGACACGGCGCTGTACGACTGCGGCCACCTGTGTCTGTGCTACACGTGCGCCCTCAAGCTCAAGCAAGATCAAGCGTCCTGTCCCATGTGCAGGAAGCCCATCCGAGACATCATCAAGACCTACCGCAGTTCGTAG